The following proteins are co-located in the Triticum aestivum cultivar Chinese Spring chromosome 1A, IWGSC CS RefSeq v2.1, whole genome shotgun sequence genome:
- the LOC123040369 gene encoding uncharacterized protein: MASSSSSEFDDPSARRPPPPQRKPPVLMLLPLIYAPVLPLIRIGLRHNPVWRDRVFYGVLAGAFVHGTYLISELYDVESK; this comes from the exons atggcgtcctcctcctcctcggaatTCGA CGATCCGTCGGCgaggcgcccgccgccgccgcagaggAAGCCGCCGGTGCTGATGCTGCTCCCGCTCATCTACGCCCCCGTTTTGCCCCTCA TCAGGATCGGGCTGCGGCATAACCCGGTGTGGAGGGACCGCGTCTTCTACGGCGTCCTCGCCGGCGCATTCGTGCATGGCACCTACCTCAT ATCGGAACTGTACGACGTGGAGAGCAAGTGA